In one window of Tachypleus tridentatus isolate NWPU-2018 chromosome 2, ASM421037v1, whole genome shotgun sequence DNA:
- the LOC143240980 gene encoding pyrokinin-1 receptor-like isoform X3 codes for MADSSPPSPELIPSPSSSYSLTNVLLTTLIPIINNESRNESILGPTRDPPSTVIPMTLIYTVILVTGVVGNICTCVVIARNKYMHTATNYYLFSLAVSDLLLLILGLPQEMYHLWQRYPYIFGEFFCIFRGLTSESSTNASILTITAFTVERYLAICHPLRAHTMSKLSRAVMAIIIIWLVSAMCAVPLAIQFGIVHVFCTLKSPLSHAFEISTFLFFILPMTLITVLYVLIGIKLRRSTGLDHTLRRPTGLDRSETTSNTLNGAKSLTRQSVKGSNQSSRRAVVKMLAQNVLKLTTSRSTWKGERKKTSIGSI; via the coding sequence ATGGCTGACAGTAGTCCACCCAGTCCGGAACTGATACCTTCGCCTAGCAGTTCCTATTCTTTGACTAACGTGTTGTTGACTACTTTGATACCCATAATTAACAATGAAAGTCGCAATGAAAGTATTCTTGGTCCAACAAGAGATCCCCCATCAACGGTCATTCCTATGACACTGATCTACACTGTTATTCTTGTCACTGGGGTAGTAGGTAACATCTGCACGTGTGTGGTCATTGCTAGAAACAAATACATGCACACTGCTACTAACTACTATCTTTTTAGTCTTGCAGTGTCTGACCTTCTTTTGCTTATCTTGGGTCTGCCTCAGGAAATGTATCACTTGTGGCAGCGTTATCCTTACATCTTTGGTGAGTTCTTCTGTATATTTCGAGGACTGACTTCAGAGAGTTCTACTAATGCCTCTATTCTAACCATCACGGCTTTCACAGTAGAACGGTATCTGGCCATCTGCCATCCACTCCGAGCTCATACTATGTCAAAGCTATCTCGAGCTGTTATGGCCATCATAATTATCTGGCTAGTCAGTGCTATGTGTGCCGTGCCCCTGGCTATCCAATTCGGCATTGTCCACGTTTTTTGCACGTTAAAGTCGCCCCTGAGTCACGCCTTTGAAATCTCAACTTTTCTCTTCTTCATTCTTCCTATGACCCTCATTACTGTGTTGTATGTTCTCATCGGTATAAAACTGAGGAGATCGACTGGACTAGATCACACCTTGAGGAGACCGACTGGACTAGATCGCAGTGAAACCACCTCCAACACCTTAAACGGAGCAAAATCACTGACAAGACAGTCTGTGAAAGGTTCTAACCAGTCTTCTCGTAGAGCTGTAGTGAAAATGTTAG